A DNA window from Bdellovibrio sp. BCCA contains the following coding sequences:
- the epmA gene encoding EF-P lysine aminoacylase EpmA, producing the protein MKLVLLRDQKTRKIQFEKAPPYSEFLMEGDLVAVVSSNEIVLLAPQKKSLPHRQFDPELLKTWNVYVQGLRDFFTSQDFIELKTPSLVVCPGTEPSLDVFSTTLKVGSRTQKLYLPTSPELHLKKALALGAEKIFEIAPCYRNGEVTERHQPEFLMLEWYRAFDNLTSIKKDVENLVHTLTKLLKVSGPRSVKSHSIAELFKTYSDFDLRPDTTKEELKKLAEKLQVDVRSAESIDDFFFLIFMEKIESKLPPEDLIFVEKYPPYQAALARLTEDGWGDRFEVYWKGLELANAFHELNHPEIQRLRSAEDLEKKKDLRKEVVSLDEEFFECLEAGMPPSGGIALGVERLFMAILGKERISDLRLFPL; encoded by the coding sequence TTGAAGTTGGTTCTCCTTCGCGATCAAAAGACTCGAAAAATCCAATTTGAAAAAGCTCCGCCGTATTCAGAGTTTTTGATGGAAGGGGACCTGGTTGCCGTTGTTTCTTCGAACGAAATCGTTCTGCTGGCTCCGCAAAAAAAATCTTTACCTCATCGTCAGTTTGATCCTGAGTTGCTAAAGACTTGGAATGTCTACGTGCAAGGTCTTCGTGATTTTTTTACTTCTCAAGATTTTATCGAATTAAAAACGCCGTCTTTGGTTGTTTGTCCTGGAACAGAACCAAGTCTTGATGTGTTCTCTACGACTTTAAAAGTAGGTTCACGTACACAAAAACTTTATTTGCCGACAAGTCCTGAGCTTCATCTCAAAAAAGCTTTAGCTTTAGGGGCAGAAAAGATTTTTGAAATAGCTCCGTGTTACCGAAATGGTGAAGTCACGGAAAGACATCAGCCGGAATTTTTGATGCTCGAATGGTACAGAGCTTTTGATAATCTTACGAGTATTAAAAAAGATGTGGAAAACCTGGTGCACACTTTGACGAAGCTTCTGAAGGTATCCGGCCCGCGCAGTGTGAAAAGTCATTCGATCGCAGAACTTTTTAAAACCTACAGCGATTTCGATCTTCGCCCTGATACAACAAAAGAAGAACTCAAAAAATTAGCAGAGAAGTTGCAAGTCGACGTGCGCAGTGCCGAAAGCATCGACGATTTTTTCTTTTTGATTTTTATGGAAAAAATCGAATCAAAACTTCCGCCAGAAGATTTGATCTTTGTCGAAAAATACCCCCCTTATCAAGCGGCTCTGGCGCGTTTAACAGAAGATGGGTGGGGAGATCGTTTTGAAGTTTATTGGAAGGGCCTGGAACTTGCGAACGCTTTCCATGAGCTCAATCATCCCGAAATTCAACGTCTGCGCTCAGCCGAAGATTTAGAAAAAAAGAAAGACCTTCGTAAGGAAGTCGTCAGTCTCGACGAAGAATTTTTTGAATGCCTAGAAGCA